A region from the Actinoplanes sp. OR16 genome encodes:
- a CDS encoding TIGR03086 family metal-binding protein — protein MADRVPLDFDPPARQIRALLLGVDERDLTAPTPCLGWPVAALLDHLMGLSYAFAQGARKRGPGGPAVEPSAEHLSRHWRSRLPVLLEELATAWRDPAAWSGTASVGGATLPATDMGIFAMTELVIHGWDLARSTGQDFAADPRALDVLVDFLSQGPADGTPGLFGPMRPTNSDDDPLLHAVALTGRDPAWRPPRRRAPIRRAS, from the coding sequence GTGGCCGATCGTGTGCCGCTGGATTTCGATCCGCCGGCTCGCCAGATCAGGGCTCTACTACTCGGGGTCGACGAGAGAGATCTGACGGCGCCGACGCCCTGCCTCGGCTGGCCGGTCGCGGCTCTGCTCGATCATCTGATGGGGCTGTCCTACGCGTTCGCGCAGGGCGCCCGCAAGCGTGGTCCGGGCGGACCGGCCGTGGAGCCGTCGGCCGAGCACCTGTCGCGTCATTGGCGCAGCCGGCTGCCGGTGCTGCTGGAGGAGTTGGCCACGGCGTGGCGCGACCCGGCCGCCTGGAGCGGCACGGCTTCGGTCGGCGGGGCCACGCTGCCGGCTACCGACATGGGCATCTTCGCGATGACCGAGCTGGTCATCCACGGCTGGGACCTCGCGAGATCGACCGGCCAGGACTTCGCGGCGGATCCGCGCGCCCTCGACGTGCTGGTCGACTTCCTGTCGCAGGGCCCCGCCGACGGGACACCGGGACTCTTCGGCCCGATGCGCCCCACCAACAGCGACGACGACCCGCTCCTCCACGCCGTGGCCCTGACCGGCCGCGACCCAGCCTGGCGACCACCCCGCCGCCGGGCTCCGATCCGCCGGGCCAGCTGA
- a CDS encoding transglycosylase domain-containing protein, whose protein sequence is MTSRRLTVAGRVALLVRAGLISGLVIAGLSYPLAALAGMGVKAGSDALEAMPVELTEVPTAQTTYVYANDGKTLLTMFYEEHRKQIALKQMSPYITKAIVASEDARFYEHNGVDAKGVARAFVANQQAGGVSQGASTLTMQYVRMALRDSARTPKEALEATEQTAARKLREMRLAIEVEQRLSKGQILERYLNAAYFGHRAYGIFAASQVFFSKAPKDLTLTEAALLAGLVKAPSAYDPATKDQRAAKQRRNYVIDQMLKMGSITPEQAAAARRAKIKLTLTAPPNDCVSVSRKHNDWGFFCDYFKAWWREQPAFGGNAQEREENLRRGGYRIVTSIDPEIQGYAMEHVLDKEKRNSPFAHGEVVVQPGSGRVLAMAVNRRYSLDQQDNGRHSDWRTERGTRGNYPNTVNPLLGGGDMAGYQAGSTFKIFTMLAALEAGLPLRTSFYSPERFYSQYITAPGPATCGTHWCPKNSSKSMTGTQNMWSGFGKSVNTYFVQLEQRVGAEKAVKMAERLGLRWRTEVDRRLAGPGHASGWGAFTLGVSDATPVEMANVFATLAAEGMYCQPTPVMSIRNPDGSHAIHDDKLIAAPRCHREITANVARAATDAARCVTGYGSARGSCGGWGTSEMVHGILGRPVAGKSGTTDGNKTAWFSGYTPQLAASAFVADPDNPEHVVGTGRGTISKFTVAQTLRDALKDEPKRKFTPPPDKLVW, encoded by the coding sequence GTGACGAGCCGACGCCTCACCGTAGCCGGAAGAGTCGCCCTTCTAGTCCGGGCCGGACTCATCTCGGGCCTGGTCATCGCCGGCCTCTCCTATCCCCTGGCGGCGCTCGCCGGGATGGGGGTCAAGGCCGGCAGCGATGCCCTGGAAGCCATGCCGGTGGAACTGACCGAGGTGCCGACCGCGCAGACCACCTACGTCTACGCCAACGACGGCAAGACGCTGCTCACGATGTTCTACGAGGAACACCGCAAACAGATCGCCCTCAAACAGATGTCGCCGTACATCACCAAGGCGATCGTGGCCTCCGAGGACGCCCGCTTCTACGAGCACAACGGGGTCGACGCCAAGGGCGTGGCCCGCGCGTTCGTGGCGAACCAGCAGGCCGGCGGCGTCTCCCAGGGCGCGTCCACGCTCACCATGCAGTACGTCCGGATGGCCCTGCGGGACAGCGCGCGCACACCGAAGGAGGCTCTCGAAGCCACCGAGCAGACCGCGGCCCGCAAGCTGCGCGAGATGAGGCTCGCCATCGAGGTCGAACAGCGGCTCAGCAAGGGGCAGATCCTGGAGCGGTACCTCAACGCCGCCTACTTCGGGCACCGCGCTTACGGGATCTTCGCCGCCTCGCAGGTGTTCTTCTCGAAGGCGCCGAAGGACCTCACCCTCACCGAGGCCGCGCTGCTCGCCGGCCTGGTCAAGGCGCCGTCGGCGTACGACCCGGCGACCAAGGACCAGCGGGCCGCCAAGCAGCGGCGCAACTACGTCATCGACCAGATGCTCAAGATGGGCTCGATCACGCCGGAGCAGGCCGCCGCCGCCCGCCGCGCCAAGATCAAGCTGACGCTGACCGCCCCGCCGAACGACTGCGTCTCGGTGTCCCGCAAGCACAACGACTGGGGCTTCTTCTGCGACTACTTCAAGGCCTGGTGGCGGGAACAGCCGGCGTTCGGCGGCAACGCCCAGGAACGCGAGGAGAACCTGCGCCGCGGCGGCTACCGGATCGTCACCTCCATCGACCCGGAGATCCAGGGGTACGCGATGGAACACGTCCTCGACAAGGAGAAGCGGAACAGCCCGTTCGCGCACGGCGAAGTCGTCGTCCAGCCCGGCAGCGGGCGGGTCCTGGCGATGGCCGTCAACCGGCGGTACTCGCTGGACCAGCAGGACAACGGCCGGCACAGCGACTGGCGGACCGAACGCGGCACCCGCGGCAACTACCCGAACACCGTCAATCCACTGCTCGGTGGCGGCGACATGGCCGGCTACCAGGCCGGATCCACCTTCAAGATCTTCACGATGCTCGCCGCGCTGGAAGCCGGACTACCGCTGCGCACCTCGTTCTACTCCCCGGAACGGTTCTACTCGCAGTACATCACCGCGCCCGGCCCGGCCACCTGCGGCACCCACTGGTGCCCGAAGAACTCCAGCAAGTCGATGACCGGCACACAGAACATGTGGAGCGGCTTCGGCAAGTCCGTGAACACGTACTTCGTGCAGCTCGAACAGCGGGTCGGCGCGGAGAAGGCGGTGAAGATGGCGGAACGGCTCGGCCTGCGCTGGCGCACCGAGGTGGACCGTCGCCTGGCCGGGCCGGGACACGCCTCCGGCTGGGGCGCCTTCACCCTCGGCGTCTCCGACGCCACCCCGGTCGAGATGGCGAACGTCTTCGCCACACTCGCCGCGGAAGGCATGTACTGCCAGCCCACACCGGTCATGTCGATCCGCAACCCGGACGGCAGCCACGCCATCCACGACGACAAGCTGATCGCCGCCCCGCGCTGCCACCGCGAGATCACCGCGAACGTGGCCCGCGCCGCCACCGACGCCGCCCGCTGCGTCACCGGGTACGGCTCGGCGCGCGGCAGCTGCGGCGGCTGGGGCACCTCCGAGATGGTCCACGGCATCCTGGGCCGCCCGGTGGCCGGCAAGAGCGGCACCACCGACGGCAACAAGACGGCGTGGTTCAGCGGTTACACCCCTCAGCTGGCGGCCTCGGCCTTCGTAGCCGACCCCGACAACCCGGAACACGTGGTCGGCACAGGCCGGGGCACCATCTCCAAATTCACCGTCGCGCAGACGCTGAGAGACGCCCTGAAAGACGAGCCGAAGAGGAAATTCACCCCACCCCCGGACAAACTCGTCTGGTAA
- the cobC gene encoding Rv2231c family pyridoxal phosphate-dependent protein CobC has protein sequence MTFDLDHHGDAEVGAGLIDLAVNVRHQPRPAWLSEPLAASLQDLRSYPDSRTATAAVAARHRRDPSEVLLTAGAAQAFVLLAQAFRGVRRPVVVHPQFTEPEAALLNAGHRVDRVLLREEDGFRLDPALVPDDSDLVFVGNPTNPTSVLHPAADIAKLARPGRILVVDEAFADTTHRPGVDHEPESLAEERGLPGLVVLRSLTKTWGLAGLRIGYLLGPGDLVERANQVQPLWAVSTPALAAATACASPVAVAAEREIAAVMAKERAHLVDSLRNVPSVTIAGEPAGAFVTIRLPDADRIRLELRERGYAVRRGDTFPGLGPDWLRIAVRDTATTDGFVQTLTKVIEERS, from the coding sequence ATGACGTTCGACCTTGATCATCACGGCGACGCCGAGGTGGGTGCGGGCCTGATCGATCTCGCGGTCAACGTGCGGCATCAGCCCCGCCCGGCCTGGCTCAGCGAGCCTCTCGCCGCGTCCCTCCAAGATCTCAGAAGCTACCCCGATTCCCGTACGGCCACCGCGGCCGTGGCGGCCAGGCACCGCCGGGATCCGTCCGAGGTGCTGCTCACCGCCGGCGCCGCGCAAGCGTTCGTGCTGCTGGCCCAGGCGTTCCGGGGCGTTCGCCGCCCGGTCGTGGTGCATCCGCAGTTCACCGAGCCGGAGGCGGCGCTGCTGAACGCGGGACACCGGGTGGATCGGGTGCTGCTGCGCGAGGAGGACGGTTTCCGCCTCGACCCGGCGCTCGTGCCGGACGACTCCGATCTGGTCTTCGTCGGCAACCCCACGAACCCGACATCGGTGCTGCACCCGGCCGCCGACATCGCGAAGCTGGCCCGCCCGGGGCGGATCCTGGTGGTCGACGAGGCGTTCGCGGACACCACCCACCGGCCCGGTGTGGATCATGAGCCGGAATCCCTCGCGGAGGAGCGCGGCCTGCCGGGACTGGTCGTGCTGCGCAGCCTCACCAAGACGTGGGGCCTGGCCGGACTGCGGATCGGCTACCTGCTCGGCCCGGGCGATCTCGTGGAGAGAGCGAACCAGGTCCAGCCGCTGTGGGCGGTCTCCACCCCGGCCCTGGCCGCCGCGACGGCCTGCGCGTCCCCGGTCGCGGTCGCCGCCGAACGGGAGATCGCCGCGGTGATGGCGAAGGAGCGTGCCCACCTGGTGGACAGCCTCCGGAACGTGCCGAGCGTCACCATCGCCGGCGAACCGGCCGGCGCCTTCGTGACGATCCGCCTGCCCGACGCCGACCGGATACGGCTTGAGCTGCGCGAACGCGGCTATGCGGTACGCCGGGGCGACACCTTCCCCGGGCTGGGCCCGGACTGGCTCAGGATTGCGGTGCGCGACACTGC